The Xiphophorus couchianus chromosome 14, X_couchianus-1.0, whole genome shotgun sequence genome includes a region encoding these proteins:
- the LOC114157223 gene encoding histone H2B 1/2-like translates to MPEPAKSAPKKGSKKAVTKTAGKGGKKKRRTRKESYAIYVYKVLKQVHPDTGISSKAMSIMNSFVNDIFERIASEASRLAHYNKRSTITSREIQTAVRLLLPGELAKHAVSEGTKAVTKYTSSK, encoded by the coding sequence ATGCCCGAACCCGCCAAGTCTGCGCCCAAGAAGGGCTCCAAGAAAGCGGTCACCAAAACGGCCGGCAAAGGAGgcaagaagaagagaaggaccAGGAAGGAGAGCTACGCCATCTACGTGTACAAGGTGCTGAAGCAGGTCCACCCCGACACCGGGATCTCCTCCAAGGCCATGAGCATCATGAACTCCTTCGTCAACGACATCTTTGAGCGCATCGCCTCCGAGGCCTCCCGTCTGGCTCACTACAACAAGCGGTCCACCATCACCTCCAGGGAGATCCAGACCGCTGTGCGCCTCCTGCTGCCCGGTGAGCTGGCCAAGCACGCCGTGTCCGAGGGAACCAAGGCTGTGACCAAATACACCAGCTCCAAGTAA
- the LOC114157229 gene encoding histone H4 — MSGRGKGGKGLGKGGAKRHRKVLRDNIQGITKPAIRRLARRGGVKRISGLIYEETRGVLKVFLENVIRDAVTYTEHAKRKTVTAMDVVYALKRQGRTLYGFGG; from the coding sequence atgagcgGCAGAGGAAAAGGAGGCAAAGGTCTCGGTAAAGGAGGCGCCAAGCGGCACCGTAAAGTTCTCCGCGATAACATCCAGGGAATCACCAAGCCCGCTATCCGCCGTCTGGCTCGCCGCGGGGGAGTCAAGCGGATCTCCGGTCTCATCTACGAGGAGACCCGCGGTGTGCTCAAGGTGTTCCTGGAGAACGTCATCCGTGACGCCGTCACGTACACCGAGCACGCCAAGAGGAAGACCGTCACCGCCATGGACGTGGTGTACGCTCTGAAGAGGCAGGGCCGCACTCTGTACGGCTTCGGGGGTTAA
- the LOC114157188 gene encoding histone H1-like, which yields MAEEAPAAAPAKAPAKAPKKKSAPRAKQDGPSLPKLIVAAVAESKERKGMSLAALKKVLAGKGVDVSKANKRINTAVTKLVTKGTLSQTKGTGASGSFKLAKEPKDAKPAKKVVKKKAPVKAKKPAAKKSAAAKKPAAKKPAAAAAAAAKKSPKKAPAKKAAKKPAKSPKKAAAKKPKAAAVKKPKAAAKKSPAKKPAAKKAAAKKAKK from the coding sequence ATGGCAGAGGAAGCTCCAGCAGCCGCGCCGGCTAAGGCTCCGGCCAAAGCCCCGAAGAAGAAGTCCGCTCCCCGGGCCAAGCAGGACGGACCCAGCCTCCCGAAACTCATCGTGGCCGCCGTGGCCGAGTCCAAGGAGCGCAAGGGGATGTCCCTGGCGGCCCTCAAGAAGGTGCTGGCCGGGAAAGGAGTGGACGTGAGCAAGGCCAACAAGCGCATCAACACCGCCGTCACCAAGCTGGTCACCAAAGGGACCCTGAGCCAGACTAAGGGCACGGGGGCCTCCGGCTCCTTCAAGCTCGCCAAGGAGCCCAAAGACGCTAAACCGGCCAAGAAGGTGGTGAAGAAGAAGGCTCCCGTCAAGGCCAAGAAGCCCGCCGCCAAGAAGAGCGCAGCGGCCAAGAAACCCGCCGCCAAGAAACCCgcagcagcggcggcagcagcagccaaGAAGTCCCCGAAGAAGGCTCCGGCCAAGAAAGCGGCCAAGAAGCCCGCCAAGAGCCCCAAGAAGGCCGCGGCCAAGAAACCCAAGGCCGCCGCCGTCAAGAAGCCCAAGGCCGCAGCCAAGAAAAGTCCAGCAAAGAAACCTGCAGCCAAGAAGGCCGCAGCGAAGAAGGCCAAGaaataa
- the LOC114157216 gene encoding histone H2A-like, which produces MSGRGKTGGKTRAKAKTRSSRAGLQFPVGRVHRLLRKGNYAERVGAGAPVYLAAVLEYLTAEILELAGNAARDNKKTRIIPRHLQLAVRNDEELNKLLGGVTIAQGGVLPNIQAVLLPKKTEKAAKAK; this is translated from the coding sequence ATGAGTGGCCGCGGAAAGACCGGAGGAAAAACCCGAGCGAAGGCCAAGACCCGCTCCTCTAGAGCCGGACTCCAGTTCCCGGTGGGCCGCGTTCACAGGCTGCTGCGCAAAGGCAACTATGCGGAGCGGGTCGGTGCCGGAGCCCCCGTCTACCTGGCCGCTGTGCTCGAGTATCTGACCGCTGAGATCCTGGAGCTGGCTGGGAACGCCGCCCGCGACAACAAGAAGACCCGCATCATCCCCCGTCACCTGCAGCTGGCCGTCCGCAACGACGAGGAGCTCAACAAGCTGCTGGGTGGAGTCACCATCGCTCAGGGTGGAGTGCTGCCCAACATCCAGGCGGTGCTGCTGCCCAAGAAGACCGAGAAGGCCGCCAAGGCCAAgtaa
- the LOC114157202 gene encoding histone H3, protein MARTKQTARKSTGGKAPRKQLATKAARKSAPATGGVKKPHRYRPGTVALREIRRYQKSTELLIRKLPFQRLVREIAQDFKTDLRFQSSAVMALQEASEAYLVGLFEDTNLCAIHAKRVTIMPKDIQLARRIRGERA, encoded by the coding sequence ATGGCCAGAACCAAGCAGACCGCCCGTAAATCCACCGGAGGCAAAGCCCCCAGGAAGCAGCTGGCCACCAAGGCAGCCAGGAAGAGCGCTCCGGCTACCGGCGGCGTGAAGAAGCCTCACCGCTACAGGCCCGGTACCGTGGCTCTGAGGGAGATCCGTCGCTACCAGAAGTCGACGGAGCTGCTGATCCGCAAGCTGCCCTTCCAGCGTCTGGTCCGAGAGATCGCTCAGGACTTCAAGACCGACCTGCGCTTCCAGAGCTCCGCCGTCATGGCTCTGCAGGAGGCCAGCGAGGCCTACCTGGTGGGTCTGTTCGAGGACACCAACCTGTGCGCCATCCACGCCAAGAGGGTCACCATCATGCCCAAAGACATCCAGCTGGCCCGCCGCATCCGCGGAGAGAGAGCTTAG